Within Longimicrobium sp., the genomic segment CGGTGAACACCATTGTCCACCTGTACATCAAGGTACAGCTGGAGGAAGTGACGATCAACAGCCTCGCGGAGTGGGCCTTCGCGAGGCGGGCGGAGCTCATGCGCATGCTGCTGGAGCCGCTCGTGGAGCTCGCGCAGAAGGAGTGGCTGGACCGCGTGGAAGCGGGAGCGGCCGAGATGGTGTGCACCGCCTGCGGCGTCGTGCACCAGGGAGGGAAGAGCTGGGTACGCCGGGGCAGCCGGCCACGGACCGTGAAGACGAGCAGCGGCGAGATCGAGCTCGCGCTGGTCCAGGTCACCTGCCGGGAGTGCGGCAAGACGCGCGCACCGTGCATGGAAGGCCTCGGGATGGAGCCGCGGCGCCAGTGCACGCGGGAACTGACGCGCAAGCTGGTGGAGCGGGTCTACGACACGAGCTACCACAAGAGCGTGCAGACGGCGCGGGACTGCATGGGCGTGGGTGTCGCGGCGTCCACGCTGCACCGGCTGGTCCAGGAGTCAGCGGCGCGGGTGGAGCTTACGCCCGACCCGGAGTGCGAGGTGGTCATGGCCGATGGAACGCCGGTCCGGGCGGGTGAACGGATGCGTTCGGGTACGCGCGTGGAGCATGAGGAGCTGCGGCTTGCGGTCCAACTGATCGGGCGCACCGACGAGGATACCGATCGGCCCAAGGCACAGCTTCGGCTGATCGGGCTGGGCGTCGGGCTCAGGACCTGGCCCGTGGTGCTCCCTGGTGACACTCGGACCAAGCTCATCGTCACGGATGCCGAGCCGGCGCTGGTGCCACACGTTCGCGATCAGTACCCGCAGGCGCGGCACCAGATGTGTGAGTGGCACATCGCGCACACGCTCGACTGGCCGCTGCGGAAGGACGGCGTGGGCCTGAAGCAGCGACGGCGCTTGCAGGACGAGTTGCACTCGATCATCTGGGGCAAGCGGAGCCAGGCCGAAAAGCGGGCGCTGTACGACGCGTTCATCGAACGTCTGTCATGCAGTCCGAGCGCGCAGTACCAGCTCCGCCAGGCGGCGTCGAGGATCCTCTACGACGAGCCTTCGAGCGAGACGACCACGAGCCTGATCGAGCGGCAGATGCGCGAGGTGGACAGGCGGGCAGAGATCGGCGCGCGGTGGTCCACCCGCGGAATCAGGAATCTGATGCTGCTCCGGATGTGCCGGACGCACAACGTAGCCGATTACGCGCGCGTCTGG encodes:
- a CDS encoding ISH6 family transposase — protein: MLLSVNTIVHLYIKVQLEEVTINSLAEWAFARRAELMRMLLEPLVELAQKEWLDRVEAGAAEMVCTACGVVHQGGKSWVRRGSRPRTVKTSSGEIELALVQVTCRECGKTRAPCMEGLGMEPRRQCTRELTRKLVERVYDTSYHKSVQTARDCMGVGVAASTLHRLVQESAARVELTPDPECEVVMADGTPVRAGERMRSGTRVEHEELRLAVQLIGRTDEDTDRPKAQLRLIGLGVGLRTWPVVLPGDTRTKLIVTDAEPALVPHVRDQYPQARHQMCEWHIAHTLDWPLRKDGVGLKQRRRLQDELHSIIWGKRSQAEKRALYDAFIERLSCSPSAQYQLRQAASRILYDEPSSETTTSLIERQMREVDRRAEIGARWSTRGIRNLMLLRMCRTHNVADYARVWMC